GAGTTTCATCGAATAAGCGGTGTTGACCTTGAAGCGCCTTTGTTCGTATTTACTTGCAGCAAAAGAAATACCCCGGATACTGACGCTCACCGGCCGGGTTTCCACCTCGGGTGAGTCTTCGTCGACCTCAATGGCAAGTATGAGATCCAGGGAGTCGGGAACCTTGGCACGATATTCCCGGGCTTCCCGGACTATTCTCGCAAGGCTCGGAAAGGCCAGGAGGAGGACGGGGATATCGTGCACCTTGGCAAGATCGACAAAGGATGTTGCAAACTCAATGGCCAGGGTGTTGGTGAACATCCGCAACACAATGGCCGTTGAGAGGCGAAGGTGCAGATTGCCGAGCCCGGGTTCAAGCGGCAGGGTGACGATATGCTCCATGGCGGCGATGAATGCCCCTTCCGCCGGCTTGGGCTTCTCTCCGGCATCAAGTTCTCTGTCTTCTTCAACTTCATCCACGGCTTCTTCTCCTTCCTCCTCATCGAGAGGAATGGGAATACCGTCCTTCAGCCGCGAAAAGTAGACCATCGGACGGCCGTCGAGCTGTACTTCGAGAACTTTTTCATCAAAAAGGGCTGTTTGCAGATAGGGCAGGATGGTCTCTTTACTGGTGAGAATGTCGCCATTTGCCAGATCCTCTTCAATGGTCTTGGCGGAAAACAGCTCCCCAGGGAATAATTGCTGCAATTTCCGTTTTATATCGTCAATCATCTGGTTGGACTTAGGTGAAGAACAGGCGTTATGGACAGGAAAGGAGACTCACTTTAAAACCTAGCCCAACCACAAAAAAAATGGAAGGACTCTTTTCCTCCAGGCAAACCAATGCGGCACAATCCCGACGTGCACAGGGTGACTGGCGTAGCGGTCGATATCCGCACGGCTATGGGTGAAGCGATTTTCCCGGTTCTCGGGTATAATTGCAGACTGGAATGATCGCTGATACATCTCTACCAAACAAACCAGAAGCACCAAAAATGAAACAGCTCACCACGCCACGTCTCGACCAGTGCATAGGTTGCCAGTCCTGCGCCTTAGCCTGCGCCCGTTTGGTTTATAAAAAGCTCTCCTGGCATACCGCCGGAATCCGTATTCATTCAGCCGGTGGACTGTCAACCGGCTTTGTCGCCAACCGTTGTCTTGCCTGTGACCCTGCGCCATGCGCCGAAGCCTGTCCGACCGGCGCCTTTTCCAGCCGGCGCGGTGGTGGGGTCATCGTAAAAGCTGATCTCTGTATCCGCTGTGGAAAATGTCTGGCGGCCTGTCCGGTTGAAGGCATCTGCCGGGATACGCTCGGCAATGTCTATGTCTGTCTGCATTGCGGCCGGTGTGTTGACTTCTGTCCCCAGAATTGCCTGGAAATGGTGGCGGTGGCGGGCGATGCCGAGGGGGCCGCATGATACGCCAGGAATTTCGAATATTGCGCGTTGATGTATCGACCGGCAAAGGCAAGATCGTCCTTCTTGGTGGCCGCAACGAAGTGGCCGGCGGCAGCGGCCTGGCGGCGATGCTCTATGGCAGATACGGTTTGCCGGACAAGCCCTGGGATGATGCCGCCCAACCGCTGATCTTTGCCATCGGCCCGCTCACCGGATACTTTCCCCTGATGAGCAAGATGGTCTGCTCCTTCAAATCCAATTACCATAACGAGTATACCGAAAGCCATGCCGGCGGCCGGGCGGCGCTGTCTCTGCGCTTTACCGATCTTGACGCCCTGGTGATCGTCGGCCGGGCCAAAAAGCTCTCCTGTCTTGCCATTGGTACTCAAGCCCTGGAATTAAAGGATGCCAGCTTTCTCCGCGGCATGGATGCCGAAGGCTCCGGCAAACTGATCCGCAAGATGTTCAGGGACGGCGGCGGCCACCGGTCGATCATGCGCATCGGTCCGGCCGGCGAAGGCAGGCTGGCAATGGCCTCGATCAATGTCGATACCTACCGGCATTTCGGCCGGATGGGCGGTGGGGCGGTGATGGGGGCAAAGAATATTAAAGGTATCCTTATCCACGGCGACTGCGATTTTCCGGTGCCTGCGGGCAAGGCGTATTCAGCCCTGTACAAGGATATTTACGGCAAGGTCACCTCGACGGAGATGATGCGTAAGTATCACAATCTGGGCACGCCGGTAAATCTTGCGGGGCTGAACGATATCGCCTCCCTGCCCTGGAACAACCTGCAGCGCACCGCCGATCCGGCTATCGCCTCAATTACCGGTGAGCGATTTGCCGATGAAACCCTGCTGCGCAACGGCGCCTGCTCCGGCTGCCCGGTCGGTTGCATCCACATCGGTTTTTTCCGAGAGAAGATGGCCGTGGACAATCGCTACCACTACCATCAGGTGGCTTATGACTATGAGCCGATTTTCGCTGCCGGAACCATGCTCGGCGTCACCAATACCTTTGATGTCCTGAGGATTCTCGAGGCCATGGAAAAGGCCGGGCTCGACGCCATGTCCGCTGGCGTGGCGCTTGCCTGGGCGACAGAGGCGACGGCCCGGGGCCTTATTGCCGCCAAGGAGACCGTGCTGCCTCTGGCCTTTGGCGATGCCCAGGCCTACCTACAGGCCGCCAGCCATCTGGGCTCCGGCACTACCGATTTCTACAAGCTGCTTGGCCAGGGCACTCTGCGGGCGGCGGCGGTGTACGGGGGCAGTGAATTTGCCTGCGTTCTCGGCCAGGAGATGGCCGGTTATGCCACCGGCGAGCTGTTTTTTGCCGCCCAGACCCTCGGCTTTCGCCATTCCCATCTGGATACCGGCGCCTACAGCTACGATCAGAAAAACAGTGACAAGGATGTGCACAAGGCGGTCGATTTCCTCATTGCCGATGAGCCGGGGCGGGCCTTTTTGACCTCCATGGTCGGCTGTCTTTTTGCCCGGGCGGTGTACACCGAAGAGCAGTTGGCGGAGTGTCTGGCGGTTATAGGTTTTACCGGCCTGGCTGGGTCGATTCCGGCAGCGTCTGAGCATATCCGGCGGCTGCGCTGGCAGGTGCGGGCGGCAACTGGCTTTTCGCCGGAAAATTTTTCCATACCAAAGCGCTTTTACCAGGTCACAACCTGGAAGGGGCCGGTCGATGGCGGCTACATGGACAGCTTGAAGGCGGAATATGGTCGAAAGATACTGGAGCTCATCGGAACTGTGGGGATAACCGATAGCGGTCCGGAAAAAGAATAAAAAAGCCGGGATGGCTGGTGTAAAAACTGCCATCCCGGCGATGTGCCAGGTATCAAAAACGAGGTCGGCCTTATTCCGATTCTAGATCAAGCGATAACTTTAGCTGCGACGCTGTGCGGCTCCTCGCCGTACTGCACTGTACTGTTTCGTCGCTGCTCGCTCGCAGCTTCGTTCTCATCTTGATTTAGAAACGGAATTACAGCAGGTCGGCAATCGCCTCTTTTTCAGAGAGGAGTTCCTGCTCGGTTGCGGTCATCATCTTGCGGGCGAAATCGCTGACCGGCAGACCGGTGATCTCTTTCCACTCGCCGTTTTCGCAGGTGATCGGCAGGGCGTACATCAGCTCCTCGTTGATCCCGTAGCTGTTGCCCTTGCTGCAGACGCCCATGCTTACCCAGCGGCCGTTTGAACCAAGCGCCCAGTCGCGCATATGATCAATGGCCGCCGAGGCGGCGGAGGCGGCGCTGGAGGCACCGCGGGCCTTGATGATCGCCGCGCCGCGCTGCTGTACGGTGGGGATGAAATACTGCTCATACCACTCGTTATCAACCTTGCTTTTTACCGGAGCACCTTCGAGGGTGGCGTGGCTGATGTCGGGGAACTGGGTGGAGGAATGGTTACCCCACACCACCATTTTTTCAACCTTGGAGGAGTGGCTGCCGGTCTTGGTGGCGATTTGCGACATCGCCCGATTATGGTCAAGACGCATCATCGAGGTGAAGTTGCGCGGACTCAGATCCGGGGCATTTTTCATGGCGATGAGGGCGTTGGTATTGGCCGGGTTACCGACTACCAGGACCTTGACGTTGCGGCTGGCATGGTCGTTCAGTGCCTTGCCCTGGACGGTAAAGATGGCGCCGTTGGCCTTGAGCAGATCGGAGCGCTCCATGCCGGGGCCACGTGGGCGTGAGCCGACGAGCAGGGCGAAATCGGCATCCTTGAAGGCGACGTTTGGATCATCGGTGGGGACGATCCCAGCCACCAGCGGGAAGGCGCAGTCGTTCAGCTCCATAACCACGCCCTCCAGGGCCTTCATTGCCGGGGGAATCTCCAGGAGCTGGAGGATAACCGGTTGGTCAGGCCCGAGCATATCACCGGCGGCAACGCGAAAAATAAGGGAATAGCTGATCTGACCGGCGGCGCCGGTAATAGCAACACGTACTGGGGTTTTCATCGGATTCTCCTCGGAAGGGTTTCGGATTGTACAACAAACAGATCTTATCGAACATTAAATAAAATTGCCGACAAGATACCACACTGCCCGGCGGTACTCCACGGCCGGGAACAATTGTCCGGGATAGATCGCCGGGGTGCGGCAATCGGGGTCACCCGGTAAGTCAAATGCCCGAAGGCAAAAGTATGTATTCTATTTTTTCTTTTCGTCCTTCATCAGTTTGTAATTGATACTGTCTACCAGGGCCTGCCAGCTGGCCTCGATAATGTTCACCGAGACCCCGACGGTACCCCAGGTATTATGCCGGTCACGGCTCTCCACGAGAACGCGCACCCTCGCCTCGGTACCGTGTTCGCCGGAGAGGACACGGACCTTATAGTCGGCCAGTTCCATCTCTTCAAGGCTTGGGTAAAAGCGGATCAGTGCCTTACGGATGGCGCAGTCAAGGGCGTTTACCGGGCCGTCGCCCATGGAGGCGGTGTGCACCTCACTGCCGCCGACATACATCCGGATGGTCGCCTCGGTGAGCGGTGGCCTGTCCATCTGGTATTTGTAGTTCATCACCCGGAAACTTTCGAATTTGAAGTAGTTCCTCTGCAGGCCCATGGCCCGGCGCATCAACAGCTCGAAGCTGGCCTCGGCGCCTTCATACTGATAGCCCTGGTTTTCAAGCTCCTTCAGTTCGCTGATGATATCGGCCAGCACCGGATCGTTGGAGGTGAGATTTAAGCCCCATTTCTTCGCCTTGTGCAGGATATTCGACCGTCCGGACTGGTCGGAAATGAGGATGCGGCGGATATTGCCGACCTTGTCCGGGGCGATATGCTCGTAGGTCAAAGGATTTTGTTTGACGGCGCTGACGTGGATGCCGCCCTTATGGGCAAAGGCCGACTCGCCGACATAGGGCTGGTAGCGGTTCTGCGGCAGGTTGGCGAGTTCATTGACAAGGCGGGAGGTGGTGTAGAGGCGGTCGATGTTTTTCCGCACCTCACATTCAAAGCCCATTTTGAACACCAGGGCCGGGATGATCGAGGTCAGGTTGGCATTACCGCAGCGCTCGCCAAAGCCGTTCATCGTTCCCTGGATCTGCTTGACCTTCGACTGCGCCACGGCGATAAGCGCGTTGGCGACGGCGGTTTCCGAGTCGTTATGGGGGTGGATACCGAGGTCGATGGTCATGTTTTTTTCGGCCAGATGACTGCGGACCCGGTCGATGATCGGGGGGATTTCATGGGGCAGGGTGCCGCCATTGGTATCGCAGAGAATAATCGTCTGCGCCCCGCCGCGCACCGCGCTTTCCAGGGTCTTCAGGGCATAATCCTCGTTGTTCTTAAAACCATCAAAGAAGTGTTCGGCATCATAGAATAGAAAGTCCACCGAGGGACGGAGGAAGGCGAGGGTGTCCTCGATTATCTGCAAATTTTCGTCGAGTTCGATGCGCAGGGCGTCCAAGACATGGATATCCCAGCTCTTGCCGAAGATGGTTACCGCTGGGGTTCGGGCCTGCAACAGGGCCTGGACATTGGGGTCCTTGCTCGGACTGTTCCTGATGTGGCGGGTGGAACCAAAGGCGGTCAGTTTGGCATGTTGCAGGGTGATGCCCTGCATGCGCTCGAAATAATCAACGGAAACCGGATTGGAACCGGGCCATCCGCCTTCGATAAAATCGATGCCCAGTTCGTCCAAGGCCAGGGTGATTCTGACCTTGTCTTCAACGGAGAGATTAAAATTTTCCGCCTGGGTGCCGTCGCGGAGGGTGGTATCGTAAAGTTCAACGTATTGGGCCATTGCTATCCTGTCTAGGGTGATGTGCGGCGGATTGTCTTATTGTTCAATTATTTGATTAACCCATAAAATTTCGGATACAGGGCCACGGTTACCAGGACAATGACCTGCAGGATAATAAAGGGCACAACTCCCTTGTAAATATCGGTTGTCCGCATCTCCGGCGGCGCCACGCCCTTGAGATAAAAGAGCGAGAAACCGAAGGGCGGGGTGAGAAAGGAGGTCTGCAGGTTCATGGCGATCATGATGGCGAAAAACAGCGGGTCTATGCCGATAATATGGGAAATGGGCAGGAGGACCGGCACGACGATATAGCAGATCTCAAAGAAATCAATAAAGAAACCGAGGAGAAAAATAACCACCATGGTGAGGACAAGAAAGGTCCATTTAGTTCCCGGCAGGCCGGTCAGGGCATGTTCGACGATGGCATCGGCGCCGCTGTACAAGAAGACCATGGAAAAGGCGGTGGCGCCGATGAGGATGGCAAAGACCATGGCGGTAATCTTGACGGTTTCCAGGGCCGATTCTTCAACCACCTTCCAGGTCAGTTTCCGGTACATGGCGGCCAGTATCATGGCGCCGATACAGCCGACGGCGGCCGATTCGGTCGGGGTGGCAACACCCATGAAGATTGAGCCCAGCACCAGGACGATAAGGATCATCGGTGGCAGGATGGCGAGCAGTGCCCGTTGCAGGTTGCCGGCAAAACTGCCTTCCAGTGCCGGCATTGCCGGTGCGACATTTTTGTCGAGTAGGGCATAGATGAGGATGAAAACGATGTAAAAGGCGACCAGGATCAGTCCGGGAAACATCGCCGCCTGAAAGAGGTCACCGACCGGCACTTGGAAGATGTCACCAAGGACAATGAGAACGACAGACGGCGGGATGATCTGCCCGAGGGTCCCAGCAGCGCAGATGGTTCCGGCGACGAGGGTCTTCGAGTAGCCGTACTTGAGCATGACCGGCAGGGAAATAACCCCCATGGCCACCACCGAGGCACCGACGACGCCCGTCGAGGCGGCGAGCATGGTGCCTACCAGCACGGTACTGACGGCAATGCCGCCCCTGACCCTGCCGAACATGGTGCCCATGGCCTCAAGCAGCTTTTCGGCGAGTTGCGACTTCTGCAGGACAATCCCCATATAAATAAAGAGGGGGATGGCCATGAGAATGGTATTGTTCATGATCGAATAGACCCGAAAGGGCATCATCGAGAACATCTGCAGGAACTCACGGGAAATAGCGGCCATACTGATGTCGGGCGCTATCTCGACGACCGCCGCAAGGATACCGAAAAAGATGGAAACGGAGCCGAAGGTAAAGCCAACCGGATAGCCCACCGCGAGGAGGATGAGCGCGGAAGCGAACATGATTATGCCGATCATTTCTCTACCTCCAGGGTCTCACGTCTTTCCAGTCTGGCTTTTCCACGCCCGGCATTTCGGTAAATATTGATGTTTTGCACGGTGTAGCCAAAGGCGGTGAAGATCAGCAAGAAAAAGGACAAAGGAACCATGCCCTTGATCAGATAACGATACGGTAGGCCGCCGGGGTTTTCCGAGATTTCCTTGATATTGTAGGAGTCCCGGACAAAGTCGAGGGATCCGAAAAAAATGAGCAGGGCGAGGGGTAGGAGAAAAAAGATCGTACCGACAATATTGATGATTGCCTTGGCGCGAGAAGACCAGCGATCATAAAGAAAATCGACCCGGACATGCGCTTCATCGATGAGGGACACGGAGACACCAAAGAGGATGCCGATGGAGAAGAGATGCCATTCAAGTTCCTGCATGGCGACGGAACTGTTATGGAACGAATAGCGCATGACCACATCAAAAAATACATTGACGACCATCAGCAGAAAAACAATGGAGAGAATCTTTCCCCAGAATCGATTCAATCGACGATAAAAATTTTCAATCTTGACCAGCATTCCGTCACTCCTCCTGGTATCCGGCAATGATCACCGGACCAACAAACATCCCCTCATATTTTCGATGCACCCCACGGGTTGCATATAACTGACCCACCATGGCACGCCGGACAAACCTTGTAAACATAAAAACCGTCCATCCTCCTGTTGCGGCGAATGGACGGTGAGATCGGAACGGTTACACCTCAGAAAGGACGATTATTTTTCGACCATCTGGGTTGTTTCGAGGTAATACTGGGTTGAAATCCGGCTCCACTCACGGGCCTTTTTCATATAGGCC
This DNA window, taken from Desulforhopalus sp., encodes the following:
- a CDS encoding TRAP transporter small permease subunit, giving the protein MLVKIENFYRRLNRFWGKILSIVFLLMVVNVFFDVVMRYSFHNSSVAMQELEWHLFSIGILFGVSVSLIDEAHVRVDFLYDRWSSRAKAIINIVGTIFFLLPLALLIFFGSLDFVRDSYNIKEISENPGGLPYRYLIKGMVPLSFFLLIFTAFGYTVQNINIYRNAGRGKARLERRETLEVEK
- a CDS encoding TRAP transporter large permease subunit, with protein sequence MIGIIMFASALILLAVGYPVGFTFGSVSIFFGILAAVVEIAPDISMAAISREFLQMFSMMPFRVYSIMNNTILMAIPLFIYMGIVLQKSQLAEKLLEAMGTMFGRVRGGIAVSTVLVGTMLAASTGVVGASVVAMGVISLPVMLKYGYSKTLVAGTICAAGTLGQIIPPSVVLIVLGDIFQVPVGDLFQAAMFPGLILVAFYIVFILIYALLDKNVAPAMPALEGSFAGNLQRALLAILPPMILIVLVLGSIFMGVATPTESAAVGCIGAMILAAMYRKLTWKVVEESALETVKITAMVFAILIGATAFSMVFLYSGADAIVEHALTGLPGTKWTFLVLTMVVIFLLGFFIDFFEICYIVVPVLLPISHIIGIDPLFFAIMIAMNLQTSFLTPPFGFSLFYLKGVAPPEMRTTDIYKGVVPFIILQVIVLVTVALYPKFYGLIK
- a CDS encoding 4Fe-4S dicluster domain-containing protein — protein: MIADTSLPNKPEAPKMKQLTTPRLDQCIGCQSCALACARLVYKKLSWHTAGIRIHSAGGLSTGFVANRCLACDPAPCAEACPTGAFSSRRGGGVIVKADLCIRCGKCLAACPVEGICRDTLGNVYVCLHCGRCVDFCPQNCLEMVAVAGDAEGAA
- a CDS encoding malate dehydrogenase is translated as MKTPVRVAITGAAGQISYSLIFRVAAGDMLGPDQPVILQLLEIPPAMKALEGVVMELNDCAFPLVAGIVPTDDPNVAFKDADFALLVGSRPRGPGMERSDLLKANGAIFTVQGKALNDHASRNVKVLVVGNPANTNALIAMKNAPDLSPRNFTSMMRLDHNRAMSQIATKTGSHSSKVEKMVVWGNHSSTQFPDISHATLEGAPVKSKVDNEWYEQYFIPTVQQRGAAIIKARGASSAASAASAAIDHMRDWALGSNGRWVSMGVCSKGNSYGINEELMYALPITCENGEWKEITGLPVSDFARKMMTATEQELLSEKEAIADLL
- a CDS encoding aldehyde ferredoxin oxidoreductase; amino-acid sequence: MIRQEFRILRVDVSTGKGKIVLLGGRNEVAGGSGLAAMLYGRYGLPDKPWDDAAQPLIFAIGPLTGYFPLMSKMVCSFKSNYHNEYTESHAGGRAALSLRFTDLDALVIVGRAKKLSCLAIGTQALELKDASFLRGMDAEGSGKLIRKMFRDGGGHRSIMRIGPAGEGRLAMASINVDTYRHFGRMGGGAVMGAKNIKGILIHGDCDFPVPAGKAYSALYKDIYGKVTSTEMMRKYHNLGTPVNLAGLNDIASLPWNNLQRTADPAIASITGERFADETLLRNGACSGCPVGCIHIGFFREKMAVDNRYHYHQVAYDYEPIFAAGTMLGVTNTFDVLRILEAMEKAGLDAMSAGVALAWATEATARGLIAAKETVLPLAFGDAQAYLQAASHLGSGTTDFYKLLGQGTLRAAAVYGGSEFACVLGQEMAGYATGELFFAAQTLGFRHSHLDTGAYSYDQKNSDKDVHKAVDFLIADEPGRAFLTSMVGCLFARAVYTEEQLAECLAVIGFTGLAGSIPAASEHIRRLRWQVRAATGFSPENFSIPKRFYQVTTWKGPVDGGYMDSLKAEYGRKILELIGTVGITDSGPEKE
- the cimA gene encoding citramalate synthase gives rise to the protein MAQYVELYDTTLRDGTQAENFNLSVEDKVRITLALDELGIDFIEGGWPGSNPVSVDYFERMQGITLQHAKLTAFGSTRHIRNSPSKDPNVQALLQARTPAVTIFGKSWDIHVLDALRIELDENLQIIEDTLAFLRPSVDFLFYDAEHFFDGFKNNEDYALKTLESAVRGGAQTIILCDTNGGTLPHEIPPIIDRVRSHLAEKNMTIDLGIHPHNDSETAVANALIAVAQSKVKQIQGTMNGFGERCGNANLTSIIPALVFKMGFECEVRKNIDRLYTTSRLVNELANLPQNRYQPYVGESAFAHKGGIHVSAVKQNPLTYEHIAPDKVGNIRRILISDQSGRSNILHKAKKWGLNLTSNDPVLADIISELKELENQGYQYEGAEASFELLMRRAMGLQRNYFKFESFRVMNYKYQMDRPPLTEATIRMYVGGSEVHTASMGDGPVNALDCAIRKALIRFYPSLEEMELADYKVRVLSGEHGTEARVRVLVESRDRHNTWGTVGVSVNIIEASWQALVDSINYKLMKDEKKK